Part of the Tolypothrix sp. PCC 7910 genome, CACTGAGACAAGTACGCCGACACCAACAGAGACGGCTACGCCTACGCCAACAACTACGCCTTAGAGAATTGGTAATTGGTAATTGGTAATTGGTAATTGGTAATTGGTAATTGGTAATTGGTAATTGGTAATTTAATTACTAACGCACCATCTTTCTCGATGCATTACGCGATCGCTAACGCATCCTACAATTTAAGATTTACTTTCTAAATCATCTCTCATATCAAGGTTTGTGTTTCGCGATCGCTTGAATTTTTCTGGAATAGATTTGAATTTCCTACTTTGAGATGATTTTATACAACTCATCTACTCACGTACTTTAGACTTTTGACTCTACTACTTGTTGCACTTCATGTAATTGCTGGGGCAAACTCCAGTCAGGACGCAAGTTAGCCGCATGACGTAAATATATATGGTAAATCGGCGTGGAAGTTGGCAAGTAGACGTGGATTAAAAAGCGGATACAGCGCTGTAAACTGCCTTCGACGTGCATTTGCTGCACATCCAACATAGCGACACCATCCCAACCTGGACGTGTTCTTGCGATCGCAGCTGGAAAAATCGCATCCAAATCCCGTGTCACGGAAAATGTCACACTAATCATATCCTTTGGCTGGAGATGATTTCGTTGTTCCAGTTCATCTAATAGTTCTGTTACCGCTTCTCGAATCGCTTCAGTTGTATTTTCTGAAACTGTTGTTGCTCCACGAATTGCCCGCATTTGCCACTCCACGCCCAATCCTCCTTAATTAGTCAGTTGTCATTGGTCATTTGTCATTTGTCATTTGTCATTGGGTAATGGGTAATGGGTAATGGGTAATTTCTCCTTGTCCCCTTGTCCCCTTGTCCCCTTGTCCCCAGTCCCCAGTCCCTACGGCCGATACAACCAAAGGGGTAAACCACTGGTAGACATTTCAAATTCCAACCAGTCAATACCAGCTCCAATACTTGATGAGGCTTGGCGGCTTCCTGGTAGTAATCTACTCAGCAGGGGTTTACGTTCTTCTAGGGTGAAACATTGTGTCTTTTCAGGATCAAGACCGACTAGTTCTGCTGTCCAACGACGTGCATCTTCCTCTGTTCCCAGACGATCTACTACACCTAAATCCAAGGCTTGCTGTCCAGTGAATATCCGACCATCGGCAAAACTTTTCACAGTTTCTACCGCTAAAGAACGAGCTTCAGCTACGGTTTGCACAAACTGCTGATAACTAACATCAATCAACTCTTGTAGAATACCTTGTTCCGGTTCCGTCAGTTCCCGGTCAAATGCCAAAATATCTTTGTAAGGGCCGGATTTAATGACTTTAAAGGAAACACCGATTTTATCTAACAAGCGTTCTAAGTTATTTCCTCGCAAAATTACACCAATGCTACCCGTAATAGTACCTGGGTTGGCCATGATATATTCGGCTCCCATGCCAATGTAGACACCACCAGAAGCCGAAATATTACCAAAACTGGCAACAATTTTCATTTTATCCCGCAAACGTTTGAGGGCACTGTAAATTTCTTGAGAATCTCCCACCGTACCACCAGGGCTATCAATCCGCAGCAGTAATGCGGGAAATTTTTTTTCCTCTACTGTTTTCAGTGCTTCTAGAACACGTTTACGAGTCCCACCAGAAATTGCACCATTAATTTCAATCCGCGCTATTTGTTTACTAAACCTGGGCTTAAAAGGCCAAACCATAAGCAGTCATCAAATCTCGTAATACACCCAATATAGAATGCCCAGCGGTCAGACGACCTGCTTTTATCCGCACAAAAAATGCACAGGTACTAACCGCCACAAAATTTTAAGGAAATTTTTATATTTATCTAGCTATTTATTTGATATTTT contains:
- the aroH gene encoding chorismate mutase; this translates as MEWQMRAIRGATTVSENTTEAIREAVTELLDELEQRNHLQPKDMISVTFSVTRDLDAIFPAAIARTRPGWDGVAMLDVQQMHVEGSLQRCIRFLIHVYLPTSTPIYHIYLRHAANLRPDWSLPQQLHEVQQVVESKV
- the sppA gene encoding signal peptide peptidase SppA translates to MVWPFKPRFSKQIARIEINGAISGGTRKRVLEALKTVEEKKFPALLLRIDSPGGTVGDSQEIYSALKRLRDKMKIVASFGNISASGGVYIGMGAEYIMANPGTITGSIGVILRGNNLERLLDKIGVSFKVIKSGPYKDILAFDRELTEPEQGILQELIDVSYQQFVQTVAEARSLAVETVKSFADGRIFTGQQALDLGVVDRLGTEEDARRWTAELVGLDPEKTQCFTLEERKPLLSRLLPGSRQASSSIGAGIDWLEFEMSTSGLPLWLYRP